The DNA sequence GCCTCCATGCGGGTATCGATCGCCTCGGCGCCTTCCACGTGGGCGATCACGGCCAGGGTGCCGTTTTCCAGACAGCGCTCCAGCTCCGACACGGACCGCACCACCGCCACGCTGCCCGCCGCATCCCGCTCCAGGCGGAACAGATCGGACAGCACCGCCAGCGTGTAGGTCAGCGCGCTGCGTCGACTCACGCGACGCGCTGGCTCCACCACCCAGGCGCCCGGCACCGCGCGCCCCTCCGCGTCCATGCGGGGCCTGCGCACACGCTCGCGCCCCGGCGACGGCGTGAAGATGGCGAAAAAGCCGCCCGCCAGGCCTCCCTCCTGCGCCCGCGCTAGATCGACGTGGCCCAGCTCGCTGCGTACGAGAAACGTGCGGCGTGCCTCCGCCGGAGCGTTGCGGATCTGGGTGAGCGTGTCGTTGTGTCCGTCCAGGACCGGAATGCGTGTCATGGGATCCCAAGGCGCGCGGCTCAGGGGGGCGGCTTCCAGGGAAGCGCCTGCGACAGCCCCTAGTCTCGCGCCGATCGGCGGGCAGGTCCACGGTGCGAGAAGCCAGCGGCCGTAGGTCGCGGGGCCCGCGCCACGCGGCGCATGCGCGCAGCGGACCGAGGCGGTATCGTGCAAAAGGCGAAGCGACTTCGACCGGAACGTGCCCATGCCCTCGCGATCCGACCCCAAGCGACTCGGCAGCGCCGAGATCAAGATCCACCCCCGTCTTCGCATGATCCGCAACGGCAGCTCGGAGGTGAACACCCTCCGGGCGGAGCACGCCGCCTGCTTGCGGGTCCGGGGGGAGGCGGAGGGTGCCGTGCCGCCGCTGCTCCGGGGGGCGTGCGCGACCCCGCTGCCCGCGCCCGAGACGCTTCCCCGCCCACTCAAGAAGCACAAGCTGAAGAAGGTGCCCTCGGACGTCGAGGTGAATCTCTTCGTCACCCTGTCGGACGATGCTGCGGTGTGGTCCGGCCGGACCTCCGGTGACTTCCGCGCCGGCACCGGCACCCTGCGGACGGCGACCCGACGCCTCGACGACCTCGCGTCGTTGGTGGGTTCGGCGGAAGTCCAGTACGTGGAACCGGGGGAGACACTGCAAGCGCCCACTCCCGCCATCGCATCCGGCTCGCCGGTCGCACCGGACCCGGCGGTCCGGCGCTTCGGAGACGCGGCCCAGCACCACGAGGGCGAGGGGGTGCTGATCGGGATCATCGACGTTCAAGGCTTCGACTTCGCGCATGCGGATTTCCTGGACGGCGAGGACACACGTTGGGTGCGGATCTGGGACCAAGGGGGGAACGCCAGACCCAGCCCTGCCGCGCGCAACGGCGGCCGGGGGTTCGACTACGGCGCCGAGTTCCGCAAGGAGGACCTGAACGAGGCGCTGCGCGCCTCGCCTTCGCTGGGTGTCCCGCCGCAGGAGATCGAGCGGCAGTCGCAGATGATCGCGGCGTCCCACGGCACCCACGTGGCGTCCATTGCCGCCGGGAACCGCGGCATCTGCCGCAAGGCCATGCTGGCCGGGGTGCTGGTGGCGCTCACGGACGAGGATCTGGATCGCCGCCGGTCGTTCTACGACTCCACGCGCATCGCCGAGGCCATCGAGTATCTGCTGGCGCTCTCACTGGAGTTGGGCCGGGTACCCATCTCCATCAACATCAGCCTGGGGACCAACGGACACGCGCACGACGCCAGCTCCGCCATCAGCCGCTGGATCGACTCCGCGCTCACGCAGCGCGGGCGGGCGATCGCGGTGGCGGCCGGTAATGCCGGTCAAGAGAGCGCGCTCTACGACGGCGACGTGGGCTTCGTCATGGGGCGTGTGCACGCGAGCGGCCGGATACCGGCGGCGGGGCTCACCCGGGACCTGGGATGGCAGGTGGTGGGGAACGGTATCGCCGATCTGTCGGAGAACGAGATGGAGATCTGGCACCCCGCGCAGGACCGGCTCTCGGTATCGCTCAGGCCGCCCGGCGGCGACTGGTTGGGGCCGGTGCAGCCAGGGCAGTACATCGAGAACCACCAGCTACCCGACGGGAGCTACGTCAGCATCTACAACGAGGTGTATCACCACGCCAACGGCGAGAACTACATCGCGCTCTACCTGAGCCCCTTGCTGTCGGCCGACGGAGTCGTGGGGATCTCGTCCGGCGAGTGGATGGTGCGTCTCGAGGGAGAAGAGATCCACGACGGGAGCTTTCACGCCTGGATCGAGCGGGATGACCCGCGACGCCTGGGGCCGGTGGGCGAGAAAGAGGCATGGCGCTTCCCCTCCTTCTTCTCGGAGGGCTCCTACGTGGACGACTCCACCGTGAGCTCGCTGGCCTGCGGCCAACGGGTTCTGTCCGTGGCCAACCTGGATGAGGCGTCGAGCCGCATCAATCCGACGTCCAGCCAGGGACCCACGCGCGATGGGCGCGCCAAGCCCGATGTCGCGGCCCCCGGAACGGACATCGTGGCCGCACGTGGATTCGAGCCGGATCAGGAGTGGGTGGCCATGACCGGCACCAGCAT is a window from the Gemmatimonadota bacterium genome containing:
- a CDS encoding S8 family serine peptidase, giving the protein MPSRSDPKRLGSAEIKIHPRLRMIRNGSSEVNTLRAEHAACLRVRGEAEGAVPPLLRGACATPLPAPETLPRPLKKHKLKKVPSDVEVNLFVTLSDDAAVWSGRTSGDFRAGTGTLRTATRRLDDLASLVGSAEVQYVEPGETLQAPTPAIASGSPVAPDPAVRRFGDAAQHHEGEGVLIGIIDVQGFDFAHADFLDGEDTRWVRIWDQGGNARPSPAARNGGRGFDYGAEFRKEDLNEALRASPSLGVPPQEIERQSQMIAASHGTHVASIAAGNRGICRKAMLAGVLVALTDEDLDRRRSFYDSTRIAEAIEYLLALSLELGRVPISINISLGTNGHAHDASSAISRWIDSALTQRGRAIAVAAGNAGQESALYDGDVGFVMGRVHASGRIPAAGLTRDLGWQVVGNGIADLSENEMEIWHPAQDRLSVSLRPPGGDWLGPVQPGQYIENHQLPDGSYVSIYNEVYHHANGENYIALYLSPLLSADGVVGISSGEWMVRLEGEEIHDGSFHAWIERDDPRRLGPVGEKEAWRFPSFFSEGSYVDDSTVSSLACGQRVLSVANLDEASSRINPTSSQGPTRDGRAKPDVAAPGTDIVAARGFEPDQEWVAMTGTSMASPFVCGVAGLMLAVAPDLTAAQIHGIMRRTATPLPGHDYRWQNDAGFGRLNPDACLREARALQEREDVTP